The Streptomyces halobius genomic interval TGTCGCACAGCGCGGAGATCGCCCACGGCATACAGTCCCTGGTCGGACAGCTCGGTTCCGGCCAAGTCGTCGTCGCCGCGGCCGGCGGTATGGAAGACGGTGGTATCGGGACGAGTTACGCCCGCATCCGCGACGCACTGCGCACCGCCGATACCGGCGCCGGCGTGCTGGTCCTCCCGGACCTGGGGAGCTCGGTCCTCACCGCACGCCTCGTCCTGGAGGACCACCCGGAGATCCAAGCCGTCCTGGCCGACGCCCCGTTCGTCGAGGGCGCCGTCGCAGCCACCGTGTCGGCCGCATGCGGCGCCGATCTGTCCACCGTCGCCAAGGAGGCCGAAGAGGCGCGCCATATCAGCAAGTTCTGACGCGCCTGACCCGATGCTGCTTGTCCTGAGGGGCTTGAGGGGCGCCGACGCCCGTCCTCCAGAGCGCGCGCCGGGCGGGACCTTTTTGCCGGGGCGGCACACCCGTCGCCACCCCGCAACCGGTCTGGGTTCCGGCGCCGGCTCCTTTCTGAGTGCCGGGCAGCAGCACGGCGGGGGACCCGGTGCACCGGCAAAGGTGCACCGCCCGGCAGCGTGCTCCGCGGCCGCACCGGTTGGCACATACCGCGCCCCGATCAGGGCATGCGAGGCGGCCAGCACAGCCTCGGAAGAGGGCGGCACGCAATCTCCCATCGGGCAGCACGGAGCCTCCCGTCAGGTGGCAGAGCCTCCTATCGGAGCACGTACTCTCCGTCAACAGCCCTGACCACTCGCGAACTCCCCGTCGCTCTCACTGCACCTGCGCCGCGAACGCCGCATACGCGTGCTCGTCGAAGAGGACGAAGCACACCTCCTCCACGGCCGTTTCCGTGTCGCACACCGTCTGGACGGCGATGCGGGCGGCGTCGTCCATGGGCCAGCCGTAGATGCCGGCGGAGATGGCCGGGAACGCGACCGTCCGCGCGCCCAGTTCGTCGGCGACCCGCAGCGATGCACGGTAGCAGGAGGCCAGCAGGTCGCTGCGGTCCTCGGAGGCGGCGTACACCGGGCCGACCGTGTGGATGACCCACCGGGCGGGCAGCCGGCCGGCGGTGGTGGCGACGGCCTCGCCGGTGGGCAGGCCGCGGCCGTACTTCGAGGCGCGCAGGGCGCGGCACTCGGCGAGGATCTCCGGTCCGCCGCGCCGGTGGATCGCGCCGTCCACTCCCCCTCCGCCCATGAGCGAGGAGTTGGCTGCGTTGACTACAGCGTCCACGGCCTGTTCGGTGATATCGCCCTGGACGAGGGTGAGGGCGGGGGCGGAACGGGAGGGCGGCGAGGTGCTCATGTGCCCGAGCGTAGGCAGGCTCGCGCGGGGCGGCCAGTTGACGACGGGCGCGTCGCGCCGACCAGAGGCGGCGGTTCGCCCGTACGGGCAGGGAGGATGGGGCTGCGCAGCCGCAGACCAACGACGCCCGGCACGAAGACGGCGCCAGACGCGCACCTGCTGATCAACGACGACCCGCACGCAGCCACCGCCAAACGGTCCTGGCCGCATAATGCCCCGACATCCCATGCACCCCCGGGCCCGGCGGCGTCGCCTGGGAGCAGAGGAAGACGGCGGGGTGGGCGGTTTCGTAGGGGATGCGGGTGAGTTTGGGGCGGATGAGCAGGCGCAGCCCGGCCGCGGAGCCGGTGGCGGTGTCGCCGCCGATGTAATTGGCGTTGCGGGCGGCGAGTTGGGGCGGGCCGGCGACCGCGCGGGCGAGGACG includes:
- the dhaM gene encoding dihydroxyacetone kinase phosphoryl donor subunit DhaM, whose protein sequence is MTPLVGIVLVSHSAEIAHGIQSLVGQLGSGQVVVAAAGGMEDGGIGTSYARIRDALRTADTGAGVLVLPDLGSSVLTARLVLEDHPEIQAVLADAPFVEGAVAATVSAACGADLSTVAKEAEEARHISKF
- a CDS encoding O-acetyl-ADP-ribose deacetylase, encoding MSTSPPSRSAPALTLVQGDITEQAVDAVVNAANSSLMGGGGVDGAIHRRGGPEILAECRALRASKYGRGLPTGEAVATTAGRLPARWVIHTVGPVYAASEDRSDLLASCYRASLRVADELGARTVAFPAISAGIYGWPMDDAARIAVQTVCDTETAVEEVCFVLFDEHAYAAFAAQVQ